aactttctgtatatattagtTAACGTCTTggttgtgccttttgctattgacGATATTTTAGGTTTGATATTTTTGGGGTACCATGGTAACAAAAGTTATTTTCCATCCCCGGCCACAAGTTCGAAATTATCCATTGAAAAATTCACAAAAAGTTTTCTCTGTATTAGgttagtgccctagttgtgccgTTTGTAattgatgatatttcattttttttatctgttttctgttaccatggaaacacaaaaaagaagaagaaaaaacaacaacaaaaacacagattttttttttcttttccaagCTACAAATTAAAAACTCCAttgaactttatatatatatgccccGTGCCCTAGTGATACCTTTTCAAGTGAAGCACACAAAggatatacatcaatataaactgttaataagatgttgatatatatttgtatcacatttgggttttcataccaacagTTTGGCGCGGGAGACAATACCACGCTTTGCGTCTTCTTGTTATTCTTTTCTTCGATTCGAGTGATAACAAATGCCCTTATTATTTGGTATCCCAGTGTATACAATGTGAGTAAGTGTTGACGCATGAGTTATTTTGACAGACGATTAATCGAGCCGACCAATTTTGAAGAAAGTGGAATCATTTCTCAGAGGGGCGACAGTCAACCCATATGCCGAAATTGAGTCAGTGTTCAGGGAGGCATTTCAAAGAAAAGAAGGAAAATATTtaggaaacaaacaaaaattctaAAGTTGATAGCGCCGTTACAAAGCATGTAGGACAGTGGGTACAATTCTTATATCCTTCTGGTAGGATTAGCGTGTGCTATAGCGTGATAGTTAGGACAAAAAAGtcagaaatgtttttttaacgTACATGTTCAGGGGTAAAGCAAGACAGAGGGCCATACTGTTACGAAAATAGTTGAAATGGACCTCGCGTTGTAATTTACTGCGTGACGACTGCAATAAGTACAACAAGTTGCATACACTAGAGTATAGGATTCTACATAATATTGTACAGAACAAAGTTACTGTATTAATTGTTTGGGTTTAGGTTGGATATTGATGACCACtaatgaaattgaaatcatcagtTAGAGGCTTAATTAATTTTACCTTACTAATTAGATATTCTTGACAGGTGTATGACGACTGGCAAATAATAATGCATTATGTATTTCGTCTTTTAACAGGTTTCAGGGGAACGGATTTTTTCTTGATGTTCATCGAAAACGTACGGTTTAATCAACATGATTTCACTCTGAGAGCAATAGTAACATTTTTGGAGGCGGATACTTATATCCATGTGACTACAAAATATAATTCAACATCATTATCCGGTTCAGGTCCAACAAAACATGTTGCCATCGATGTCAATATGACAATACGAGAGACGGGAAAGTCGAGCAAGGGGGTTATTTTGACTTCCAACACTGCTGTCTCAGTCATTGCATTCAATACTTATCTTTATTCATCTTCATCGATGTACCTTGCATTGCCGATTGAGGCTCTGGGTGTTTCTTATATTGTAGGAACATATAAACCTAACACGATAGGCTTCCTAGATTTGGGACAATCTTTTGCTGTCGGAGCACCATATGACAACACAGtggtcaatattacactgagtACATCCGCCGTGACCGTACCTGGTCAATATCACAGAGATGGGAAAACAATTACTGTCGTTCTGGACAAACTGGACACGTTCTATATTGAAACAAATACCTCTGATGGCGACCTGACGGGAACGCGTATCGTTAGTGATAAACCCGTGGCGGTAGTATCTGGTAATCACTGTACTTGACGGACCAACAGGATGCAATCATATCGCGGCGTATCTGCCTCCGGTCTCAAAATGGGGGTCAAAGTTTATGGTTCCTCCTATTAGAGAAAGTGTCCGTGGTGTAGTCAGAATTATACCATcggtatataatacaaatatctCTGTTTTGGGTAAAACCTTGAACAgaacatatacattatcaaaTCGATATTTCATAGATATTGACACCAATTCATCGTCGTCGTATGCAATATATGCAGATAGTCCGGTACTGGTTTTCCTGGTGATTGTAGAGAGAAGAACATCAATGACATTGGTGCCGTCAATTAATCAGTTTTCAAATATACCTGTGTTGGTCTCACCACCTGTAGATAACACGTACAGGTATGATAACTACATTGTTGTAAGTATTCGGTCTAAGGACGTTTCCGGTCTAACGCTCCGCGATGCTTACGGGGCAGAATTGGCCCGTTTAGGATCAGTTTCCTCCCTTGATGTTTCGGGAGAAGAGTACACCTTCATAACAGCCAAGTGTAACAACAACCAAACGTGTTCTGTCCGACATGCTGACAATACTGTGACTTTCAGTGTTATTGTGTATGGGTTCTTTAAGACTTCTGTGTATGCATATCCTGCAAACCTAAGATTGTAAATGAAACACTCAAAATAAAGATTTGTATGTTTTAAACGATTttattaaattgttttcatttaatctTACTACCTTAATAAAAACTACATACTCACCCAAATGCTATTAACATTTGCGAGCAAAGGAAACGCATGGAATCTCAGTAGATTAAACTAAAGaggttacatatacatttagtTAGAGTTACAGATATGGTGTCTCCCCAGTGAATGATGTCGAATTTTACcaaacaaaatgatatatatatatatatatatatatattactatttt
This genomic stretch from Pecten maximus chromosome 13, xPecMax1.1, whole genome shotgun sequence harbors:
- the LOC117340185 gene encoding IgGFc-binding protein-like; the encoded protein is MSLQRCLLTNSANFTRSNYLLRAQIVGTHVDHLCTECCHGDLCNAAGCGSQGFPQHRGPICLNCPQSRDPSYCDKLSVCLHGEVCHVEQINEFGDVFYKTSCLRETSHLCTSHPIYNPVEIGKRTARRGNCLLCCREDICNTKCHPSTSTVQPTTTTLTTSTATHQSFRGTDFFLMFIENVRFNQHDFTLRAIVTFLEADTYIHVTTKYNSTSLSGSGPTKHVAIDVNMTIRETGKSSKGVILTSNTAVSVIAFNTYLYSSSSMYLALPIEALGVSYIVGTYKPNTIGFLDLGQSFAVGAPYDNTVVNITLSTSAVTVPGQYHRDGKTITVVLDKLDTFYIETNTSDGDLTGTRIVSDKPVAVVSGNHCT